One Nocardiopsis gilva YIM 90087 genomic window, TCTAAAGGTTAGTGGCCAGAAATGTTTCGCATCGAGCCAATCGGATGCTCGCTCAGTCCAATTTGCGAATTCTATTGTGTTTAGTAGGCCCACGGTGGCGGATAGCTGGTGCATCCCCGGTGGTTCTGGCTTGGTGAACGGCGATCCTGTCGCTTGATGGTTGACGTGCTTGTTTGTCTCCTTCGCAGTTTGTGAGCCCCATTTTTCTCGTCTTTAGAGTATTGTGTTGGGAATCATGTGGAATTTATCTGAAGAGATTGATCTCCACTCTTGTCCGGAGAGAAGATGGAATGCCCGATATGGACGATGTGCTCTCTGCGGGCGGCTCATCTTCGGTATGTGGCTCCGGTGCGTTTCAGGCGTTCCAGGCCGTCCACGGTCGAGTGCGCATCGTCCATGATGTGGTCGATCAGCTCCGCGCGGGAGGGCAGGTCGTGCGTGTGGCGCAGAGTAGGCGGGCACGGCGCGTTCCAATGATGTGGCAGCAAACATCCAACTTTCGGTCACAGTCACCGTTTTCGGTGTCGATCCGCTTTGTCCCGGTAGTCACGTCATAGCGTGGGCAGAGGCGGCCACGTGCGTAGTGCACTGAGGTGACTTCAATGCGCACACAGCCGTGCTGTCAGGTATCGACGATCACAGGGGGCTCGTCATGGCGGTGTCAACCGTGGAACAACGCAATCAGGAATGTGTGGATGCCTGCGCCGAGTGTCAGCAGGCGTGCGAGGCGTGTAACTACAGGTGCTGCGCGGAGAACTCGGAGATGGCCGCGTGCGCGCGACTGTGCCTGGACTGCGCGGCGATCTGTGCGCTGTGCGTGACGTTGCTGTCGCGAGGGTCGAAGTGGGCGGCGCGGCTGTGTCAGACGTGCGCGGAGATCTGCGAGGCGTGCGCGGCCGAGTGCGAGAAGTACGACGCCGACTACTGCCGTGAGTGCGCGGCCGCATGCCGTCGGTGCGCGGAGCAGTGTCGGCAGATGGCCGGAGCGGGAGTCTAAGGTTCCCGACGTTCACGCGTTGAGGGAGGGGGACGGCCGTCGGCTGTCCCCCTCCCGCTGGTGGTTCCGCTCACTGACTGGGGTCTGGCGCTTCTCGTCCTCCAGGCTTGACCACGATGATCGAGCGGGTCTGAGGCGGCTCGATCTCCCATGGTTCCAGGCGAGTCGGGGCATCGAAGCGCTGCGCCACGTGCGCGACGCGACCTTCGGCGAGGATGTCGGCGAGGTTCGCTCGGGCGCAGGGCCGCCGGCCAACCTGGCGGCCCTGCGCATCCTTGCCGTCGTCCAACTGCGGGGGACTGGGGCGCGCGACGGTTCCCGACGCGATCCGCTGGCTCGCCTACGAGTGCTTTCAGCCGCCCCTCAGCCTGATCGCTATCCCCTGACCAGTACGGACTTCCGCGAACAGCGACAATGAATCATTCGTCCCAGAGGTCCGCGATGACCAGGGCTTCGACGTACCCCTTGAAGCCGATATCAAGTCGAGCCTGTGGAGCCATAGGGCGCAACTGCACCGTGAGGGTGACGCTACCGTCACCGTGTCCTCTTCCCGGATCCAGATCGAGCCTGATGTTCTCCCGACCCAGAAGGTACTCATAGACTCTGCCGTCTGTGAGGTACTGGAGGTCGAAGGACTTTAGCGCCACATCAACACAGGCGTGATGATGGTCGTCCCACCGGATGCGCTTACTGAAGTCGAATCGCTCTTCCTTCACCCAGTTATCCGTGGACGTGGTCACCGGGATGTCGAACCGGACGGTATAGAACGCGAGTGACACGAAACGTTCCTCTCATAAATATCGGCCGGGTCGCCGATATCCGCGTTGTAATCGAAAAGGATTAGCCCTTTGGAGTTCGTTGGTGAACTCCCTGTCACTGTGGCCAGCCTAAGAAGCTGCCGAAGGAAAGTAAAGAGAAAATCCGCATCTTTTCGAAGGGTTGGGATGATCAACGTTAATGATTAAATAATAGATGTATTTCTCAATTTTTGAATGAGGTCTCATCTCAAGAGGCCTGGTGGGGGATATTCTGCCTGGAATGTTCCCCGTCGTGAGTGATGTGCTGCCTGGGGGGTGGGGGAGACAGCCGGGCCGACACCTGGCCAGGGTCACGGGGACACGATCAGCTCTGCTTTGGGAATCGAGGCCTGCGAAATAGAGGTTTTCATCTCGTAGGCCAAAACCTGCTCAAGAGTGTTCATTCCTCCGGTCCCGCTCGTCGGGCGCATGTTGGAAGAAGATGTCGGCATTATCGAGTCTGGAATGGCTGACCTGCGAAATCGTTCACTCCCGTTTCATGACCGCAGTCGAGCCCCGCTCCAAGCGGTCGAGGGCCGCGTATGCCTCGGCCATGATTCGGTCGATCAGTTCCGCGCAGGAGGGCAGATCGTTTGGGTCGTCGATGACGCTGACGACCTGGCCGGACGCCATGACGCCGAGATCGGTGCGGCCGTCGACCATGGCGGACTTGAGCAGCATCGGAGTATTGGCCGCCATGAGCACTTGCGACCAGGACAAGCCGGTACCGCGCCGCAGCGCCGCGCCCTCGCGTAGGAGGCCCGGCCAGGACAGGCCGGAGAGGCGGCGGAAGCGGGCGGCGTTGCGGGCCGCGCTCAGGAGGCGTCGGGGGCGAGTGGAGGTCTCCAGAGAGTCGACGAGGTCGGTGCGCAGGACGCGGTGCGGCAGGCCGTCGACCTGGCGGGTCACCACGGTGTCGCGCGTTCTGAGGTAGAACCGCTTCACCTCGTCGGGGACCGGGCTGTCCGAGGTGAGCAGGAAACGGGTGCCCATCGCGATCCCGGCGGCGCCGTAGGCGAGTGCGGCGACGAGACCACGGCCGTCGAAGAAGCCGCCTGCGGCGATCACCGGAATCTCGACCGCGTCGACGACCTGCGGCAGCAGAACACCCGTGGCCACCGAGCCGGTGTGCCCGCCCCCTTCGCCGCCCTGGACCAGCACGGCGTCGGCGCCCCACGCCTCGACCTTCTCGGCGTGCCGCCGGGCGCCGACCGACGGGATCACCACCACACCGGCATCCTTCAGCCGACGGATCAGCTTCGGGTCGGGCGCCAGCGCGAACGAGGCGACCTTCACGCGCTCCCGGATCAGGAGGCCGACGCGGTCGCTCGCGTCCGCGGCATCGGCTCGAAGATTGACACCAAAGGGGGCGTCCGTCCGCTCCCGCACCTCACCGATGGCCTCGGCGAGCCGCTCCACGGGCATCGTCGCCGACGCCAGAATGCCCAGCCCACCGGCGTTCGCGGTGGCGGCGACCAGTTGCGGCCCGGCGACCCAGCCCATGCCCGTCTGCACGATCGGGTAGCGGCAGCCGACCAGTGCGGTCAGCGGGGTCGGGAATGGTGCCGGCTTCCTCTTCGGAGACGCCGAGGCCGGATGGGGGTCGGCGTCTCCGAGACCGGGGCTCATTCGGCAACCTCGCGGGCGCGCAGGCCGTCGGGGTCGAGTACGTCGCGAAGCAGGTGGAGCTCGCGCTCGGTCGGGTGGCGGGTGGTTCGTACACCGTCGCCCGGGACATGCAGGTCGAAGCCGGTGTTGTCACACACCTCCTCAACCGTGACGCCCGGGTGCAGCGACACCAGCCGCAGCGTGCGCCCCGGGCCGTCGAAGTCCAGCACCCCCAGGTCCGTGACGACACGGCGCAGGTCGTGGGCGTCGGTGGCGGCGACACCACTCACCATGTCGACCCTGTCCACGAACACGCGCCGAGTGTGGCGCGGGATCCAGTAGCTGGTGGTGTTCCGGATCGTGTTGCCTGGTGCCCCGCGAGCGCCGAGGAGCTGGGCGGTCGGCTGCGACCAGTCGCCGATACAGGAGATGTTGCTCCGGCCGTGCCGGTCGAGCTGGGCGGCGCCCATCATCACGTGTCTGCGTCCGTGGAGGACCAGCCACAGGTGGTCGCGGAAGGGGAGCCATCCCTCGGCCGTCGCGTCGGCGGCCGGACCGGCGGGGCGGCCGAGTGGCAACGGGTCGCGGCTGAGCAGTGCGCCGCCGTCCGTGGTGAGCAGGCCGGGCGCGAAGGTGAGGCGGGCCAGGCGGGCGCCGAGGGTCGAACAGGTCCCCATAGCGGCGGCCAGCACCTCGCCGTCGCCACGCCACGCGTCGGCGCAGGCGGTCACGCACATCTCGGCCCGCGTCGCTGGTGTCGACGGCGGCGTCCATGGGCCCGAGGGGGTCATCGCTGGCTCACCTCCCGCTGGTAGGAGCCCTCATCCACGTCCAGGTACCGGCTCCGGAACCGCCGCCATTCGGCGGGGTCGGAGGCGGCAGCCGCGTAGCGCCGCTGGAAGGGCTCGTCGCGTCCGTAGTCCGGCTCGCAGGTGGTGAAGTGCCCTCCGTTCGGGGTTTCCGCCACGCCCGCCACCATCATTCGGCTGATCAGGAGCGACTGCACCGGCCCCTCGAAGGCCTCGACCAGCCGCTCGCAGGACAGGTAGCAGTGGCGGGCGGCCTTGGCGAAGAGGTCGTCGAGGTAGGGATCGGGGCCGAGGTACTGCCCGTTGCCGCGCGCGTCGGCGCGGTTCATGTGCACCAGGGCGGCATCGAGGCGCAGCGGGGGCATGGCGACCAGCTCTTCGCCCGTGTCTTGTTCCTCTTCCTGGGCGCTGATGGGGCCGGGCCGGCTGGCGGAGGTGGGGTAGGGGGAGCGGATGGTCCGCAGACCGGGATTGACCCGCAGGACGTCCGAGGCCATCCCGGCGGGCGTGGGGAGGAACGGGAGGCCGTGGGCCGCCGCGAGGAGCCCGAACATGAACATGCCCTCGTCGTACTCGGTGAACCCGATGTCGCCGCGCTGGCGTGCCGTTCGGAACCAGGGGTCCAGCGGCATGGTGTCGAGCGTGACGAACGGGGCGACTACGTGCCGCACCTTGCCGTAGGCGCACAGCAGGCCGACGTCCGGGCCGCCGCAGGACACCACGGTCAGGTCGCGCACGGGGGAGCGGCAGATGGCCCGGACCAGCGCCATCGGCTTGCGGCGCGATCCCCAGCCGCCGATGCCGATCGTCATCCCGTCCGACAGTGACGCGGCGATCCCCTCGGGGGACATGACCTTGTCGGCGACGGTGGCGCTGTCCCCGTTCGTGTGTGCGCCCGTGTCCGCGTTCGGGCCGCTCACCGCGTCGTGCTCCGGTCGGTGTACCTGCGGGCGAGGTCTGGGGGCGCGGATTCGGCCTCCGCCTCCGCTTCCCGTTGGCCGGTGAAGCCGTCGCGGTGGGCACCGCCCGCGCCGGTGAGCGTGAGTTCGTAGGTGAAGCCCTGCTCGAACCGGTAACCGCGCTTGACGTCCACCGGGTCGATGCCGTTCAGCACCTCCTTGGCGCAGCGGATGACCCGCGGGTCCTTCTCGGCGATCTCGCCCGCCACGGCCAGTGCCGTCGCTCGCAGCTCGGCTGGCGGCACCACCGACAGCACCGAGCCGTAGGCGTGGAGTTCGGTGGCCAGAACGTTGCGGCATGTGTAGACCATGGCGCGCAGCAGGTGCTGGGGCACCAGTCGCGCGAGGTGGGTGGCGGCGCCCAGCGCGCCGCGGTCCACCTCGGGGAGGCCGAAGTAGGCGTCCTCGGAGGCGACCACGATGTCGGCGTTTCCGGCCAGCCCGACGCCGCCGCCGAGGCAGAAGCCGTGGACGGCAGCGATCACCGGGACTTCGCAGTCGTAGACCGCGGCGAAGGCGGCGTAGCAGCCGCGGTTGGCGCCGAGGAGAGCGCTGTATCCGGTCGTGCGCTGCATCTCTTTGATGTCGACGCCGGCGTTGAAGCCGCGCCCTTTCGCGCGGAGTACGGCGGCACGTACGGCGGGGTCGCGTCCGGAATGCCGTACGGCGTCGGCCAGGTCGTACCAGTCGCGGACCGCCAGGGCGTTGACCGGGGGAGTGTCGACCACGATCTCGGCGATGCCCGAGGAGTGGATGGTGGTGGAGACCGCCATGGCTTACCTTTCCACCAAACGTTTGTTAGAACTAAGACCGTAGCAGCCCGCCGCGGACGCCTCCAAGGGTGAGATCCGGGAGAGCTGAAGCAGCGACGAGTTCCGTTGATCTCGGAGATATTGGGGTCTCACGGGCAGTTTTGACCCCAATATCTCCGAGATCAACGGGGGACTGTTGGAACGGTTGGTGAAAAGCTCGGCAGGAGGTGGGCCGTGCCGCACGCAGCGGACCTCAGCGGGATGACGGTCGTGGTCACCGGTGGTGTGCGCGGTGTCGGTCTTGGCATCACCACCGCGTTTCGCGCGGCCGGTGCCCACGTCATCACCTGCGCCCGCCGAGAGCCGGACGGCCTGCCCGAGGGGGTCGGTTTCGAGCGGGTCGATGTCCGCGACGCCGACGCCGTGGCGGACTTCATCGGCGGGATCGCCGATCTCGACGTCGTCGTCAACAACGCGGGCGGCACCCCGTACCTGCCCGCGAGCGAGGGAGACGCGCGCAGGCACGCCAAGGTGATCGAGCTCAACCTCATCGCCCCGCTCATCGTCTCGCGTGCCGCCAATCGTGTGTTGCAGGGTCGGCCCGGGGGCGGCTCGATCATCATGATCGGCAGTGTCAGCGGGCATCGTCCCTCCCCGGGCACCGCCGCCTACGGCGCGGCCAAGGCGGGACTGGACAACCTCACGGCCTCCCTCGCGGTCGAGTGGGCGCCCAGGGTGCGGGTGAACGCGGTGACCGTCGGGATGGTGCGGACCGAGAAGTCGGCGATGCACTACGGCGACGCGGCGGGCGTCGCCGCCGTCGCCCGGACCGTGCCGCTGGGTCGGCTCGCTGAGCCCGCCGATGTCGGCCACGCGTGTGTCTTCCTGGCCTCGCCGTCCGCCGCCTACATCAGCGGCGCCTCGCTGCTGCTGCACGGCGGAGGTGAGCGCCCCGCGTTCCTGGACGCCGCGGCACAAGCATCGACGGCGTCACCCACCAGAGGCCAGCAGCCATCGACCGGTGACGCCATCGCCGACACGCACACCCCCGACCGGGAGGACAACGCATGATCTGTGAGAACAGAGTCGCCATCATCACCGGAGCCGGGCGCGGACTGGGTCGGGCACACGCCTTGGAGTTCGCGCGGCAGGGCGCCAAGGTTGTGGTCAACGACCTGGGTGTGGAGCGTGACGGCACGGGCCACTCGCGGGAGCCGGCCGCCCAGGTGGCGGAGGAGATCCGCGATCTCGGCGGGGACTCCGTCGCCGCGACCGGTGACATCTCCACGACCGAAGGCGCCGCCGACCTCATCCGCACCGCGCTCGACACGTTCGGGCGACTCGATGTGCTGGTCAACAACGCTGGTTTCCTCCGCGACCGCATGCTTGTCAACCTCACCGAGGAGGAATGGGACTCCGTCGTGCGCGTCCACCTGACCGGGCACTTTCTGCCGCTTAAACATGCTGCGACCCACTGGCGTTCCGAGGCGAAGGCCGGGCGCGACGTCGACGCGCGCGTGATCAACACGTCGTCCGGCGCCGGGCTCCTGGGCAGCGTCGGGCAGAGCAACTACGCGGCGGCCAAGGCCGGGAGCGTGGCCCTGACCCTGGTGGCCGCCGCCGAGCTCGCGCGCTACGGCGTCCGGGTCAACGCCATCGCCCCGGCCGCGCGCACCCGCATGACAGAGGACCTGTTCGCCGACACCATGGCCGTGCCGGAGAACAGCACCTTCGACCGGATGGACCCGGCCAATGTCTCGCCCCTGGTGGCCTGGCTCGGATCTTCGGAGTCAGCGAAAGTGACGGGCCGCGTGTTCGAGGTCGACGGCGGACGCATCTGCGTCATGGAGGGCTACCGCCACGGCCCCGCCATCGACAAGGGCGCGCGCTGGCACGCTGACGAAATCGGCGCCACGATCCACACCCTCCTCGCCGGTGCGGCGCCCCCGGAACCGGCCTACGGCAGCTGATTCTGGTTCGGTTGTGCAGTTCGTCGGCCGAGGTGGTGGGAACGGGATAAACGGGCCGATTATCATCCGGGTTACGGTGACCGATTTCCGTTTTAGATGGTCAGGAAGCTTGATCCGATTCGCGATGATTGTCCGGAATTGAGGTCGCGGCGCCCTTCGCACCATTCGCCTCCATGGTCTGGCAGGCTTCGATTCGAAGGCAGGGAGCCGCGACAGAGAGGAATCCATCGCCGTGCCGAGGAAGAATGTGACCGCGGACCGCTCCACCTTGGGTCACAAAATGGGCTATGCGCTGCGGAACCCCGGAAAGATACCGGGCTACCTCAAGCGGGCGGGGCGCGACAGGTGGCTGCGGCTGCGTTACCCGGACCATGTCTCCTACTACCGCGCCGTCATGAAGCATGACACCGCGAGCAGCCCCGAGGCCGCCGTCGGATCCCAGACCCATGACCGCTGGCTGGCGCTGGGGAAGATGCAGTTCGACTATCTCGTCTCCCACGGGTTGCAGCCGGGTGACCGCATGCTCGACATCGGGTGCGGAAACCTGCGCGCGGGGTGGCGGTTCATCGACTACCTCGACACCGGCAACTACTACGGCATCGACATCTCGCCGGACATCCTCGTCGCCGCCCAGGAGACCCTGGCCCGCCAGCGGCTGCAGGACAAGCTGCCGCACCTCACCCCGGTGCGCGACCTCACCTTCACCTTCCTGCCCGACGCCCGTTTCCGGGTGGTCCACGCCCACAGCGTGTTCTCCCATTCGCCGTTGGATGTGATCGACGAATGCCTGGCGCACGTGGGGCGGATTCTGGCCGCTGACGGGTGGTTCGACTTCACCTTCGACCGTACGGAGGGGAAGGAGCACCACGTGCTGCACGAGGACTTCTACTACCGCACCGAGACCCTGATCGCCCTGGCCGAGAGGCACGGGCTCAAAGCGCGCTTCATGGACGACTGGGAGAAGCAGCCGCACGGCCAGTCCAAGATCCGCGTCACCCACGGGTAGGCACCCGCCGGGGGCCGCGTGCGGCGCCGCATGCCGCGACCGGATGTCGTCGCTCGACCCGGCCGCGGCACGCGCGGCACAGAGTAGTTAGGCCGGGAGACCCAGTTCGCGGGCGATGAGCATCTTCTGGACTTCGCTGGTGCCCTCGCCGATCTCCAGGATCTTGGCGTCGCGGTAGAAGCGGCCCACCGGGTACTCGTTCATGAAGCCGTAGCCGCCGAAGATCTGGGTCGCGTCGCGCGAGTTGTCCATGGCGGCGTTGGACGCCACCAGCTTGGCGATGGCGGCCTCCTTCTTGAAGGGCTCGCCTGCGAGCATGCGCGCCGCCGCGTCGTAGTAGGCCAGGCGGGCGGTGTGGGCGCGGGCCTCCATGTCGGCGATCTTGAACTGGATGGCCTGGTACTGCCCGATGTGCTGGCCGAACGCCTCGCGCTCGGCGGCGTAGCGCAGGCTCTCGTCCACGCACCCCTGGGCCAGGCCCACCGACAGCGCGGCGATGGCGATGCGCCCCTCGTCCAGGATGCGCAGGAACTGGGCGTAGCCGCGGCCGCGCTCGCCCACCAGGTTGGCCTCGGGCACCCGGCAGTCGTCGAAGACCAGCTCATTGGTGTCGGAGGCGTTCCACCCCACCTTGGAGTAGTGCTGGCCCACGGAGAAGCCCGGGGTGCCGGACGGTACGAGGATCGCGGAGATCTCGGGGCGGCCGTCCGGGCGCTCGCCGGTGATGGCCGTGACGGTGACGAGCGTGGTGATGTCGGTGCCGGAGTTGGTGATGAACGACTTCGTCCCGTTGACCACCCACTCGCCGTTGTCGAGGCGGGCGGTGGTGCGGGTGGCTCCGGCGTCGGAACCGCCGCCGGGTTCGGTGAGCCCGAACGCGCCGAGCGCCTCACCCGAGCAGAGCCGGGGCAGCCAGGTCTTCTTCTGCTCCTCGCTGCCGAAGCGATAGATCGGCATCGCGCCGAGGGAGACCCCGGCCTCCAGGGTGATGGCCACCGAGGAGTCGACCCGGGCGAGTTCCTCCAGGGCCAGGCAGAGCGCGAAGTAGTCGCCGCCCATGCCGCCGAACTCCTCGGGGAACGGGAGCCCGAACAGGCCCATCCGGCCCATCTTCGCGATGATGTCGTAGGGGAAGGCGCCGCGCTCGTAGAAGTCGCCGATGACCGGCGCGACCTCGTCGCGGGCGAACGCCTCGACGGTTCGGCGCAGCTCCTCGTGCTCGTCGGAGAGTCGGTGGGTCATGTCGGTCACTCCTTGGGGGCGACGGAATCGGCGGGTCGCGCCGGTTCGGTGGGTGCGGTGGCGGACGGCGGGTGTGGTGCCGCCGATGGGTTGGCTGGTGGCTCGGTGGCCGGCGCGCTGTCGTCCGCGGAGATGACGGCCAGAAGCATGTCCATGGCAACGGGGCGGCCCGGGGCGACCTCCAGCCGGGTGACGACGCCGTCGATGGGGGCGGTGACCGCGTGCTCCATCTTCATCGCCTCGACCACGACGACCGGGGTTCCGGCGGTGACCCGCTGCCCCTGATCGACCGGGAC contains:
- a CDS encoding NAD(P)H-dependent flavin oxidoreductase yields the protein MSPGLGDADPHPASASPKRKPAPFPTPLTALVGCRYPIVQTGMGWVAGPQLVAATANAGGLGILASATMPVERLAEAIGEVRERTDAPFGVNLRADAADASDRVGLLIRERVKVASFALAPDPKLIRRLKDAGVVVIPSVGARRHAEKVEAWGADAVLVQGGEGGGHTGSVATGVLLPQVVDAVEIPVIAAGGFFDGRGLVAALAYGAAGIAMGTRFLLTSDSPVPDEVKRFYLRTRDTVVTRQVDGLPHRVLRTDLVDSLETSTRPRRLLSAARNAARFRRLSGLSWPGLLREGAALRRGTGLSWSQVLMAANTPMLLKSAMVDGRTDLGVMASGQVVSVIDDPNDLPSCAELIDRIMAEAYAALDRLERGSTAVMKRE
- a CDS encoding CoA-transferase subunit beta translates to MTPSGPWTPPSTPATRAEMCVTACADAWRGDGEVLAAAMGTCSTLGARLARLTFAPGLLTTDGGALLSRDPLPLGRPAGPAADATAEGWLPFRDHLWLVLHGRRHVMMGAAQLDRHGRSNISCIGDWSQPTAQLLGARGAPGNTIRNTTSYWIPRHTRRVFVDRVDMVSGVAATDAHDLRRVVTDLGVLDFDGPGRTLRLVSLHPGVTVEEVCDNTGFDLHVPGDGVRTTRHPTERELHLLRDVLDPDGLRAREVAE
- a CDS encoding CoA transferase subunit A, with translation MSPEGIAASLSDGMTIGIGGWGSRRKPMALVRAICRSPVRDLTVVSCGGPDVGLLCAYGKVRHVVAPFVTLDTMPLDPWFRTARQRGDIGFTEYDEGMFMFGLLAAAHGLPFLPTPAGMASDVLRVNPGLRTIRSPYPTSASRPGPISAQEEEQDTGEELVAMPPLRLDAALVHMNRADARGNGQYLGPDPYLDDLFAKAARHCYLSCERLVEAFEGPVQSLLISRMMVAGVAETPNGGHFTTCEPDYGRDEPFQRRYAAAASDPAEWRRFRSRYLDVDEGSYQREVSQR
- a CDS encoding enoyl-CoA hydratase family protein — translated: MAVSTTIHSSGIAEIVVDTPPVNALAVRDWYDLADAVRHSGRDPAVRAAVLRAKGRGFNAGVDIKEMQRTTGYSALLGANRGCYAAFAAVYDCEVPVIAAVHGFCLGGGVGLAGNADIVVASEDAYFGLPEVDRGALGAATHLARLVPQHLLRAMVYTCRNVLATELHAYGSVLSVVPPAELRATALAVAGEIAEKDPRVIRCAKEVLNGIDPVDVKRGYRFEQGFTYELTLTGAGGAHRDGFTGQREAEAEAESAPPDLARRYTDRSTTR
- a CDS encoding SDR family oxidoreductase, coding for MPHAADLSGMTVVVTGGVRGVGLGITTAFRAAGAHVITCARREPDGLPEGVGFERVDVRDADAVADFIGGIADLDVVVNNAGGTPYLPASEGDARRHAKVIELNLIAPLIVSRAANRVLQGRPGGGSIIMIGSVSGHRPSPGTAAYGAAKAGLDNLTASLAVEWAPRVRVNAVTVGMVRTEKSAMHYGDAAGVAAVARTVPLGRLAEPADVGHACVFLASPSAAYISGASLLLHGGGERPAFLDAAAQASTASPTRGQQPSTGDAIADTHTPDREDNA
- a CDS encoding SDR family oxidoreductase, producing MICENRVAIITGAGRGLGRAHALEFARQGAKVVVNDLGVERDGTGHSREPAAQVAEEIRDLGGDSVAATGDISTTEGAADLIRTALDTFGRLDVLVNNAGFLRDRMLVNLTEEEWDSVVRVHLTGHFLPLKHAATHWRSEAKAGRDVDARVINTSSGAGLLGSVGQSNYAAAKAGSVALTLVAAAELARYGVRVNAIAPAARTRMTEDLFADTMAVPENSTFDRMDPANVSPLVAWLGSSESAKVTGRVFEVDGGRICVMEGYRHGPAIDKGARWHADEIGATIHTLLAGAAPPEPAYGS
- a CDS encoding class I SAM-dependent methyltransferase, with amino-acid sequence MGYALRNPGKIPGYLKRAGRDRWLRLRYPDHVSYYRAVMKHDTASSPEAAVGSQTHDRWLALGKMQFDYLVSHGLQPGDRMLDIGCGNLRAGWRFIDYLDTGNYYGIDISPDILVAAQETLARQRLQDKLPHLTPVRDLTFTFLPDARFRVVHAHSVFSHSPLDVIDECLAHVGRILAADGWFDFTFDRTEGKEHHVLHEDFYYRTETLIALAERHGLKARFMDDWEKQPHGQSKIRVTHG
- a CDS encoding acyl-CoA dehydrogenase family protein; the protein is MTHRLSDEHEELRRTVEAFARDEVAPVIGDFYERGAFPYDIIAKMGRMGLFGLPFPEEFGGMGGDYFALCLALEELARVDSSVAITLEAGVSLGAMPIYRFGSEEQKKTWLPRLCSGEALGAFGLTEPGGGSDAGATRTTARLDNGEWVVNGTKSFITNSGTDITTLVTVTAITGERPDGRPEISAILVPSGTPGFSVGQHYSKVGWNASDTNELVFDDCRVPEANLVGERGRGYAQFLRILDEGRIAIAALSVGLAQGCVDESLRYAAEREAFGQHIGQYQAIQFKIADMEARAHTARLAYYDAAARMLAGEPFKKEAAIAKLVASNAAMDNSRDATQIFGGYGFMNEYPVGRFYRDAKILEIGEGTSEVQKMLIARELGLPA